In Acaryochloris marina S15, a single genomic region encodes these proteins:
- the cobN gene encoding cobaltochelatase subunit CobN, with protein MHRLAAMPGGWEAGSTDGVIFVEQTPAPIVVLTAADTDIQVLAQAQARLPDQAPSVRVANLLQLQQQLSIDHYGESVLSQAKVIIVRLLGGRAYWSYGLERVKEIVAETGTHLYVLPGDDRPDPDLISHSNVRLSAVHQLWQYFTEGGIDNCVQGLQFIAHHHFDSGLDPLPPQPVPRMGLFPTRLEPHLDTQPRVGLLFYRAHYLAGNVDAIASLSQALTQHNLTPVPIFVQSLQDPAVQAELVELLNPPDQPGISLLLNTTSFSLAKLAAETLNLELWEQLDVPVLQVICSGGTVERWQTQLQGLAPRDMAMNVALPEVDGRIISRAVSFKAVQTYNAQLETDVVSYQPVEDRIQFVAALAANWVKLRHCDPSDRRIALILANYPTRDGRLANGVGLDTPASCIAILQAMQAAGYTLEGLPTDGDQLIEWLTTGVTNDLEGWPLRKVYQQLSLADYEAVFAQFPSAVQEQMCDRWGAPSQAASGGFFAIAGIQLGNVFIGIQPARGYDLDPSLNYHAPDLEPTHGYLAFYIWLRQQFQTHAVIHVGKHGNLEWLPGKSIALSNTCYPEIALGPLPHLYPFIVNDPGEGAQAKRRGQAVILDHLTPPLTRAELYGPLQKLEALIDEYYDAQSLDPRRLPVIRDRILALVQTEQLDQDLGIALSQDDPTELEALLTQADGYLCELKEAQIRDGLHIFGSCPEQTQLRDLVVSLARQPSPHHQGLTRTLAQAWQLVLDPLTADPAQPLTPDQKSVLGKKSDSLHIIGDAIALLETEAAALVEQLLTPAPVDLSQHAEELQAELTWIRESLLPRLYQTDQEITHLLRGLDGRYVPSGASGAPTRGRPDVLPTGRNFYSVDIRALPTESAWDVGRKAAEVLVERYTQDHGEYPRTLGLSMWGTATMRTGGDDLAQALALLGVQPVWEGLSRRVIDFEVLPLSLLGRPRVDVTLRISGFFRDAFPNLIDLFDRAVNAVASLDEPDHDNPLVSQVQQEQQYWLEEGVSAEVAEVRSRYRIFGSKPGAYGAGLQGLIESQNWTDDQDLARAYMNWSSYAYTAQSSSSSADASEQFAPEAFSQRLSQMQIVLHNQDNREHDLLDSDDYYQFQGGLATAVRAVQGQNPELYFGDHAVPSNPKVRKLQEEIARVYRSRVINPKWIAGVMRHGYKGAFEMTATVDYLFAYDATTHCVADHMYQGVATSYLFNPQVQEFIQDKNPWALRDMAERLLEAHQRGLWQQAEQETISELRSLVNQAEGVIENKSLPQNYPSS; from the coding sequence ATGCATCGTCTGGCCGCAATGCCTGGGGGGTGGGAGGCAGGTTCAACGGATGGGGTCATCTTTGTTGAGCAAACCCCAGCGCCCATTGTGGTGCTCACTGCAGCGGATACGGATATTCAGGTGTTGGCCCAGGCTCAAGCTCGATTACCCGATCAAGCTCCCTCTGTCCGAGTCGCCAATTTATTACAGCTCCAGCAGCAGCTCAGTATTGATCACTATGGGGAGTCTGTTTTAAGCCAGGCAAAGGTGATCATTGTCCGGCTGTTGGGAGGGCGAGCCTATTGGTCCTATGGTTTGGAGCGGGTTAAAGAAATTGTGGCGGAGACGGGAACCCATCTATACGTCTTACCGGGAGACGATCGGCCCGATCCCGATTTGATCAGCCATTCTAATGTCAGGTTGTCGGCTGTACATCAGCTATGGCAATACTTTACAGAAGGAGGGATTGATAATTGTGTGCAGGGATTGCAGTTTATTGCCCATCATCATTTTGACTCAGGACTGGACCCCTTACCTCCTCAACCTGTCCCTCGGATGGGTCTTTTCCCTACCCGCCTAGAACCACATCTTGACACCCAACCGAGGGTGGGTCTTCTGTTTTATCGCGCCCACTATTTAGCCGGTAACGTGGATGCGATCGCATCCCTATCCCAAGCCTTAACCCAGCACAATCTCACCCCTGTTCCGATTTTTGTCCAATCCCTCCAGGATCCAGCCGTGCAGGCCGAACTGGTGGAATTGCTCAACCCACCCGATCAGCCCGGTATTAGTCTCCTGCTGAATACCACTAGCTTTTCCCTGGCTAAACTGGCCGCAGAAACCCTGAATTTAGAATTGTGGGAACAGTTGGATGTTCCTGTCCTCCAGGTGATTTGCAGCGGGGGAACCGTCGAGCGCTGGCAAACGCAACTCCAGGGCTTAGCTCCTCGGGATATGGCCATGAATGTAGCCCTCCCCGAAGTGGATGGTCGGATTATCAGTCGAGCCGTCTCCTTTAAGGCAGTCCAGACCTACAATGCTCAACTCGAAACCGATGTAGTCAGCTATCAGCCCGTCGAAGACCGAATCCAGTTTGTGGCAGCATTGGCGGCGAACTGGGTGAAATTGAGGCACTGCGATCCATCAGACCGACGAATTGCCTTAATTTTGGCCAACTATCCTACCCGAGATGGTCGCCTCGCCAATGGAGTGGGCCTCGATACCCCTGCTAGCTGTATTGCTATTTTGCAAGCGATGCAGGCGGCGGGCTATACCTTAGAGGGACTCCCTACTGATGGTGATCAGCTAATTGAGTGGCTCACCACTGGGGTGACTAATGATCTAGAAGGCTGGCCCCTACGAAAAGTCTATCAGCAGCTTTCTTTAGCAGACTATGAGGCGGTATTCGCTCAATTCCCCTCGGCAGTCCAGGAACAGATGTGCGATCGCTGGGGGGCTCCCAGTCAAGCTGCCTCCGGTGGCTTCTTTGCCATTGCTGGCATCCAGCTCGGCAACGTCTTTATCGGCATCCAGCCCGCCCGAGGCTACGATCTCGATCCGAGCCTCAATTATCATGCCCCGGATTTAGAACCCACCCATGGGTATTTAGCCTTCTATATCTGGCTACGACAACAGTTCCAAACCCATGCTGTGATTCATGTGGGTAAGCATGGCAACTTGGAATGGCTACCGGGTAAAAGCATTGCCTTGTCCAACACCTGCTATCCCGAAATTGCCCTCGGTCCCTTGCCCCATCTCTACCCCTTTATCGTGAACGATCCGGGGGAAGGAGCCCAAGCCAAACGTCGAGGCCAGGCCGTCATTCTCGATCACCTGACGCCACCCCTCACCCGAGCCGAACTGTATGGCCCTCTGCAAAAGCTGGAAGCCCTGATTGATGAGTATTACGATGCCCAAAGTCTAGATCCAAGACGGCTGCCTGTGATCCGCGATCGCATTCTGGCTCTCGTTCAAACTGAACAGTTAGATCAAGATCTGGGAATTGCTCTCTCTCAAGATGACCCCACTGAATTAGAAGCCTTACTCACCCAAGCCGATGGCTATCTATGTGAGTTGAAAGAAGCGCAAATTCGCGATGGCCTCCATATTTTTGGGTCTTGCCCAGAGCAGACTCAGTTACGGGATTTAGTGGTGTCATTAGCCCGTCAACCCAGTCCTCATCATCAGGGCCTCACCCGCACTTTGGCCCAGGCTTGGCAGCTAGTATTGGATCCCTTAACTGCCGATCCAGCCCAACCCCTCACCCCTGACCAAAAAAGCGTTTTGGGCAAAAAATCAGATTCGCTACACATAATCGGAGATGCGATCGCACTTTTAGAAACTGAAGCAGCAGCATTAGTCGAACAGCTTCTAACCCCAGCCCCCGTTGACCTCTCCCAACATGCCGAGGAGCTACAAGCAGAGCTGACGTGGATTCGCGAGAGTCTACTGCCCCGGCTTTACCAAACTGATCAGGAAATTACCCATCTTCTGCGCGGACTAGATGGACGATATGTTCCCAGCGGAGCGTCCGGTGCACCGACTCGGGGACGCCCGGATGTTTTACCCACCGGGCGCAATTTTTACTCCGTTGATATTCGAGCGTTACCCACAGAAAGTGCCTGGGACGTGGGTCGCAAAGCCGCCGAAGTCTTAGTAGAACGCTATACCCAAGATCACGGTGAATATCCCCGCACCCTAGGGCTATCTATGTGGGGCACTGCTACGATGCGGACGGGTGGAGATGACTTAGCCCAAGCCCTAGCCCTATTAGGTGTACAGCCTGTTTGGGAAGGACTATCACGGCGGGTGATCGATTTTGAAGTGCTGCCCCTCTCCCTTCTGGGCCGTCCTCGTGTAGATGTCACCTTACGGATTTCAGGGTTCTTTCGGGATGCTTTTCCCAATTTGATTGATTTATTCGATCGAGCAGTGAATGCAGTGGCTAGCCTGGATGAACCCGATCACGATAACCCCCTCGTATCCCAAGTTCAGCAAGAGCAGCAATATTGGCTAGAGGAAGGAGTAAGCGCTGAGGTAGCGGAAGTGCGATCGCGCTACCGCATCTTTGGGTCTAAACCCGGTGCCTATGGGGCTGGATTACAGGGTCTGATCGAATCCCAAAACTGGACTGACGACCAGGACTTGGCTCGGGCCTATATGAACTGGAGCAGCTATGCCTATACCGCTCAATCCTCCAGCTCATCTGCCGATGCCTCTGAGCAATTTGCCCCGGAAGCCTTTAGCCAACGTCTCAGCCAAATGCAGATCGTTCTCCACAACCAAGATAATCGCGAGCATGATCTACTGGATTCTGATGACTATTATCAGTTTCAGGGGGGCTTAGCGACAGCCGTGAGGGCCGTCCAAGGGCAAAACCCAGAACTCTACTTTGGTGACCATGCAGTTCCTAGCAATCCTAAAGTTCGAAAACTCCAGGAAGAGATTGCTCGGGTTTATCGGTCGCGGGTGATCAATCCCAAATGGATTGCTGGGGTGATGCGCCACGGTTATAAAGGCGCATTTGAAATGACGGCGACGGTGGATTACCTCTTTGCCTACGATGCCACTACCCATTGTGTGGCCGACCATATGTATCAAGGGGTGGCGACGTCCTACCTATTTAATCCTCAAGTGCAAGAATTTATTCAAGATAAAAATCCCTGGGCTTTGCGAGATATGGCAGAGCGCCTGCTGGAAGCCCATCAACGAGGGCTTTGGCAGCAGGCGGAGCAGGAGACAATATCGGAGTTGCGATCCCTAGTCAACCAAGCGGAAGGCGTCATCGAGAACAAGTCATTGCCCCAGAATTATCCTTCCTCTTAG